The Porphyromonadaceae bacterium W3.11 genome segment TTCAACAGAAAGTGTGATGTCAGGGATAATAATTTCATCTCCCTTCGGTGCACATCCTTGGAAGAACACTAGCATGAGTAAACCAATAAGTCCGGACCCACATAAAATTCTTTTCATTTGCTTAAAGTGCATAAATATCATAACCATGTACATTTGAAATATATTCTACTTCATCTATAAGTTCTAACCAGATTGATTATTACTTCTATCGGTCTTGTATTATTTTGACTACAATCGATAAACGATGCCAGCTACAATTATCGTAAATAAGTAGAATAAATGTTGTTTCTCATTTTATTATTTCACTTTTATAGTTAATATTCAAGAATATATTTTATAACAATTATAATCATAATAGTTATAAAATTATTAAAATCGTGTTCTTGTTAACATCATTTAATAGGATGGTTGATTGTTATATTTCACAATATGTTTGCGGTTTACTTCGTTGATCTCATATATAATTATGATTTTTCTTTTGATTAATAAGAGGTTTTAAAAGACTAAATGGAACTTGTCATTTGGAATTAGTCTATTGGGAAGGATTTTAATATTTCTATTTTCTTTCATGCCCATCACAAAACTATGGCGGGCTTTGTGCCAGCTGATGTGTTTATTGATACCACACGTTTCACCCATCGCTTTACTGATTTACAACAACTCTCATACGTAAAATGCAATAAAGCTAGGAAATAACTGATGGACAGTATGAAGTTATTTTTCTGCTTTATTGCACATTTTGATCTAGAATCTATCCATACGGAATTTTAATATGAAGAAGTTCGTTATTATAGAAAATTTAACTATAATTGTGTTGTTTTAAATAACCTCACTTCTATATTTTAAATGATAAAAAAAAACACTTGTATTTTTGTTTTTATTGGTAAATCAGATGCTGTTTGCTCAATCTATAACGGGCATCATTAAAGACTCTACAGACGGCGCTGCAATAAATCAAGTGCGGATTACTGCTTATGGACAGTCTGACTCGATTTGTGTATATTCTGATGCAAAAGGTCGTTTTGTACTACAACCTTTGGATGACATGCGACTGGTGCGATTTGTCTTTTCGCACATGTCCTATGAGCCTATGGAGCTTAACTACTCCAATGAGTCCCCAATAGAGGTTTACCTTAATCCTAAAACAACTCTATTGGACGAGGTGGTCATCAAGCAAGAGTTTCTCTCAAGAAAAGATGGAAATACTATCGTGAATATCTCTCGGATTCCCAATATTTCCAATCTGCAATTTGATCAGATACTCGCGAGAATCCCAGGCTTAATAAAAACTGGTGAAGGCAATTATTCACTCAATGGTAGGAGTGCCGTCATATATATTAATGGTGTCAAACAATTTATTTCCGCTAGCTCTTTGGCTACATTCCTTTCTAGTCTTCCAGCTGATGCTGTCTCTAGTGTCGAGCTTATTCCTATCAACTCAGGTGAATACTCCGCAAGCACTGAGGCTGTAATCAATGTCAAAATAAATCCAAATATCCCTCTAGGCTACTCTTTTCAACCGTCACTTTATTCGTCTTTTATTCAAGACGGGGTGAAGAATATCGGAGCCAATTTGTTCTACATGACTAAAATTGGACGGTTGCTCTTTCATAATTCATTTTCATATTCAAATGAAAAAGTTTATTCGGACTATCGTGATAGCCTATTTCTCGTAAATCAAGTACCTCTTATCTACAAAAGTAGTCGTAGAGGTCGGCTTAATGTACTAACTTACAATGCCTCTCTACGGTATACGCTCTCTAATAGCCACAGTCTGGGCTTCAATGCGTTTATATACTATGACACTGGTAAGCCAACATCGCAGTGGGACACGCCATCCAATAAGTCTCTCATCCAAAGGAAGGAGCGTAGTGACCTGTATAATTTTTCTCTCTCCTACCAAATACCTTCTACCAATCTTACTTTTAATGGAAATATCGGATACGCTTTTTCGTATGGAGGGGTTTATGAAGAAACGGATTACATTTCTTCAGATGGTGAGCAGTATAATCATTCAGACGTACGTATGAGCGGTTTCCTTAATACTATTTACGCCGATCTACACTCTACTTTTGGGGATTGGAAGCTTAACTATGGACTCCAAGCAGACTATAATGGTGTGAGGGATAAGTCTTTATATCAAGATGGGAGACGATCCGTCTTTGGTGGTTTTGAGGTCCTTCCCGCTCTTTATGCACATATCCAATATCCAATTAGTAAATACTTAGCACTTAAGGGTGGTCTTCGGATGGAAACTACATACTATCAATATGACCTCGATGGGGAGGCTCCAACCAAGAGCTACACATCCTTTTTCCCATCATTTCTAATGAATGGAGACTTCTCTAATTATGCTTTTCAGATAGGACTAGTTTCGAATATCATTCGACCAAAATACCAATTGATGATTCCTGGATTACGACAGGTCAGCGATTATATGTACTACTCAGGTAATCCTAGACTTAAACCCAGCAACGGCTATGGACTTGTACTTAATAATACATTTTTTGGATATGCACAGCTTAATTTTAAGTTGGCTTGGGTAACTAATTACCCTGGTAGTACATACACAAAAGAAAATGATTATTTCATTAGATCAACTAAGAATATTTCTGATCATCGATATTTCACTACAAATCTAGTTCTACCGTTCTCTTTTTTTGAAGACAAACTAATGGGGCATTTTCAAGCGAATGGTACTTATGCTAAGTCGTACAACTTTAGAAACAACTATATGCTCCCTATGGGCAGACCCTCATCCTATTGGTCACATAACTACAACATTAATGTAAATTATTCTCCAACTAATCGATTTACTATTGCTCTTTATGGCTCTTATAATCCGCCATTTTTCGGTACAATGCAAGATCGTTCGTGGAATACAAGTTGGAATTTAGAGTTAAACTATTCCTTTCTTAAGGAACGCAATCTAACGCTTTTTTTAGGAGCGTATAAT includes the following:
- a CDS encoding TonB-dependent receptor, translated to MLFAQSITGIIKDSTDGAAINQVRITAYGQSDSICVYSDAKGRFVLQPLDDMRLVRFVFSHMSYEPMELNYSNESPIEVYLNPKTTLLDEVVIKQEFLSRKDGNTIVNISRIPNISNLQFDQILARIPGLIKTGEGNYSLNGRSAVIYINGVKQFISASSLATFLSSLPADAVSSVELIPINSGEYSASTEAVINVKINPNIPLGYSFQPSLYSSFIQDGVKNIGANLFYMTKIGRLLFHNSFSYSNEKVYSDYRDSLFLVNQVPLIYKSSRRGRLNVLTYNASLRYTLSNSHSLGFNAFIYYDTGKPTSQWDTPSNKSLIQRKERSDLYNFSLSYQIPSTNLTFNGNIGYAFSYGGVYEETDYISSDGEQYNHSDVRMSGFLNTIYADLHSTFGDWKLNYGLQADYNGVRDKSLYQDGRRSVFGGFEVLPALYAHIQYPISKYLALKGGLRMETTYYQYDLDGEAPTKSYTSFFPSFLMNGDFSNYAFQIGLVSNIIRPKYQLMIPGLRQVSDYMYYSGNPRLKPSNGYGLVLNNTFFGYAQLNFKLAWVTNYPGSTYTKENDYFIRSTKNISDHRYFTTNLVLPFSFFEDKLMGHFQANGTYAKSYNFRNNYMLPMGRPSSYWSHNYNINVNYSPTNRFTIALYGSYNPPFFGTMQDRSWNTSWNLELNYSFLKERNLTLFLGAYNIFEQDSMSKSYFLENTIYSKFFSIGSVPKSVYGRMRL